Within Thermomicrobiales bacterium, the genomic segment CCAAGAATCAGCGACCCATGACCGACGGCATAGTCGATCAGCTCGTGGCCATCGACGTCCCACTTCTTCGCGCCCTGCGCCCGATCGATATAGATCGGGAACGGCTTGACGTAGCGCGAGTCGTGGGTCACACCGGCAGGGAAGAGCTCAATCGACTGCATCGCGCGCTGGCGCGAACCGCCAAATTCTTCACTGAATTCCTGCTCAAGAGTCTTCGTGGTCTGTGCCATCGCTACGGTCTCCTCCTTCATCCTGGTGCCAATCCAGGCTCCGATTTGCCATTATCGCCAACCATTTCGCACATGTCTATGTCGTGCCACCAACTTCCAGCTGCCTGGATATCCAGCGCTACGCCAAGCGCTACGCCAATAGTACGCGCGAGAGTCGATCGGGGCTTCAACCGTGCTCCACACGTTCAGGACGGACCCGGGGAAATCGGATACGATCTTCGGGGATCAAATCTATCGGGGCACATAGACGACAGATGAAGCGATTCTGTCACATGTGGGAGGAACAACTGCAATGGGGCTTTCTGCACATCCGCGCTTTCGGCTGGCGGCTCTACCAACGCCGCTGCAATTCGCCCCGCGGCTGACAGCCGAGTTGGGCGGTCCGAAGATCTACCTGAAGCGGGACGACTTGACCGGCCTGGCAATGGGAGGCAACAAGACACGCAAGCTCGAATACCTTGTTGCCGACGCGCTGGCGAACGGTGCCACGCATCTCATCACCGTCGGCGCTGCACAGTCGAATCACGCCCGTCAGACAGCCGCTGCCGCGCGCATGGCTGGTCTCGAATGCCATCTCGTGCTGAATGCGGCGACGCCGGAGCCGGACGTGCAGGGCAATTTGCTCCTCGACAAGCTGCTCGACGCAAAGGTTCACATCGTCACTGACGGCTCCCAGCGCCAGGCGAAGGTCGACGAGGTTGCGGCCGATCTGGCCGACAACGGCGGTGTCCCCTATCCGATTCCAGTCGGGGGCTCGAACGGTATTGGCGCTCTGGGATATGTCGCGGCCATGCTTGAGCTTGCCGAGCAACTCTGGTCGAACGACCTGTCGCCAAAGGCAATGTACTTCGCTGCTGGTTCTGGCGGCACCCAGGGTGGCATTGTCGTGGGCGCACATCAACACGGCCTCGACTTCGCGCTGAATGGTGTTCTCGTCGAAGGTAACAGCGCTGACGGCATCGCTCGCGCCGAGGAAGTCGCGGGTTGGGCAGCCAGTGAGCTTGGCGTCACCACGCCACCACATGATGCGTTCATTGCCGACGACGGTCATGTCGGCGAGGGTTACGGTATCCCGACTAACGAAGGTATCGAAGCGATCAGTATGCTCGCACGAACCGAGGCCGTGCTCCTCGATCCGGTCTACACGTCGAAGGCGTTTGCCGGCATGGTTGCCGACATCCGCGCCGGTGTCTACACGCCGGACGACAGCATCATCTTCCTGCATACCGGCGGTTCGCCGGCGCTCTTCGCGCAGCGCGATCTCCTCAAGTCAGTATTGAGCTAGTGAAACAGGGCGTGAGCGGCGTAGGCTGCTCACGCCGGTTGCGGCTGGATGTACACTGCAATATATGAACGCATGTTCTATTCAGCCGCCAACGCCGTTTGCTGAAGTCGCGCCAAATTCGCGGCTTTCGGATCGACGTGCCACGCTCACCTATCGCGTGCCGCAGTCGCTGGATGAGGATATCGACGTCGGGCAGTTGATCTGGGTGCCGCTGCGCAAGAAGCTCGTCCTCGGCATCGTCGTCGAGCGTCACGGGCGACCCGTCAACGAAGAACGCCTGCGACCGATCCATGCACCTGTCGAGCCGTCCTTCTGCCTGACGCCGCTGCAATGGCAGCTGGCGGTCTGGATCGCTGAGGAGACCGTCTGCACACTCTTTGAGGCTGCCTCGGTCATGTTGCCACCCGGAGTCGGTTCGCGGGCCGTTGAGTACCTTTCGTTGCGCCACGAGCCATCTGACGATGATCTGGCGCGGCTGACGGCGGCTCAACGGCGGCTCGTCGCATTCCTGACAGCTGAGGGTGAGGTGCCGCTCGAACGCGCACAGCGCTCACAAGGCTCATCGCTCTCGACGATTATCCCGGCGCTCGAAGCAGCCGGCATCCTGCAGCGCATCGCGAAAGTGCGTCATCGCCCCGAACCACGGCCACGCGTCGTCGAGCAGATCCGTCTGATCCCGGACGGACCGCGGCCCCCTGACAGCGCGCCGCGGCAGGTCGAGGCGATGGATTGGCTGCTGCCGCGACTACGCGTGCGCCCGGACCTGGCGATGCCGCTCGATTCGGTATTGCAGATCTCTGGCATCAGTCGGGCGACGCTTCGTACATTGGCTCAACGCGGTTCGGTCGTGATCGAGCCGCTGCAAGAAGATGTGGCGACTCCGCAGCGTGGCTCCTCGTCGATTCATCTGACCAACGAGCAAGCTGCGGCCTGGGATCGCATTCGGCCGCATCTCGCGCCCGGCGCAGAGCCGCACACAATCCTGCTGCACGGTGTCACTGGCAGCGGCAAGACGGAACTCTATCTTCGCGCGGCAGCAACGTGTCTCGCCAATGGTCGTTCGGCGCTCGTGCTCGTCCCCGAGATCGGACTCAGCAGTCAGATCGCTGCCAGGTTCCGCTCGCGGTTCGGCGACCAGGCGTTGATCCTGCACTCAGCGCTCACCGACCGCGAACGCGCCACCAACTGGCGGCGCGCCGGAGACGTCGAGCCAGTCGTCGTCATCGGCCCTCGCTCAGCCCTGTTCGCTCCGTCGCGCGATGTCGGCCTGATCGTCCTCGACGAGGAGCACGATAGCTCCTACAAGCAGGACTCCGTTCCGCGCTACCACGCACGCGCAGTCGCCGAGCAGCTGGCGAGTGCGCACCGGGCGCTGCTCATCCTTGGTAGCGCAACGCCAGATGTCGAGACGTACTATCGATCGGAGCGATCTGGCTGGTCGCGTGTTGATCTGCGTGAACGTGTCGGGCAGCGGATCATCGGCGACGACGGCCAGATGGTGGCGCGGCCTATCGCACTGCCAACAACCGAGATCGTCGACATGCGTGCAGAGCTCCGCGCCAACAATCCGTCGATCTTCAGCCGCCGCCTGCTGGAGGTCATGCACGAACGACTGGCGAGACGCGAGCAGGTCATCCTGTTTCTCAACCGGCGAGGCATGTCAACGATCGTGCAGTGCCGTTCCTGCGGAACCGTGACGCAATGCCCGTACTGCGACATCCCGCTCGTCTACCACCGCACTGTCGGGCGGGTCATCTGCCATCGCTGCGGTCACCGCGAATCGACTCCGCAGCGTTGCCCCGAGTGTGGCAGCGACGCGATTGGGTACTTCGGGACAGGGACGCAGCGGATCGAGAGCGAAATCCAGCAGGTTATGCCCGACGCCCGTGTGCTGCGATGGGACCAGGACGCGCTACGTGGCGATGTCACGCACGAAACCCTCATGCGCAGTGTCGTAGGGCACGAAGTCGATATTATCGTCGGTACGCAGATGGTTTCGAAGGGACTCGACTTCCCTGATGTCACCGCAGTCGGCGTCATCAATGCCGATACCTACCTGTATCTGCCAGACATCCGCGCGGCAGAACGCACATTCCAGATGCTGACACAGGTATCGGGCCGCGCCGGCCGCCGGGCATCCGGCGGCGAGGTCGTCCTGCAAACCTACTCCCCGGCGCACTATGCGATCACGACTGCGGCGGCACACGACTACGCCGCGTTCTATCGCGAGGAAATCGCCTTCCGCGCGCGCCACGGCTATCCGCCGTTCAAGCGTCTGGCTCGCCTCGTCATCCGCCACACCGACGAAACCCGGGCGCGCAACGAGGCCGAAGCTGTCGCAGGGCATCTGGAGCGGACCATCCTCGCCCGGCCAGACTTGCAGGGGATCGACATTGTCGGGCCTGCGCCGGCGTTCTCGGCGCGGGTCCGCAGCCAGTACGGTTGGCAGATCGTCGTTCGCGGAGGGCCGCTGCCGACGCTGCTCGGTGATCTGAATCTGCATCCCGGCTGGCTGATCGATGTCGATCCGCTCAACCTGCTCTGACTGACCCAAACACATCCGAATCGCGATTCCCGCACTCGGTATAATTGTGAGAGAAGGAGAGACAGCAATTCAGTATGGCACTACTCAAACTTGTAACTGAGCCGGATCCAAGATACAGCCAGATCAGCGATCGCCTGCGGCAGCGTTGCGCGCCGATTGCAGCATTCGATGACGCGTTGCTCAATCTGGAACGCGACCTTTATGAAACGCTCGACGCCGAGCACGGCGTCGGGCTGGCCGCGCCGCAGGTTGGAGTCTTGCTACAGATCTGTGTGATTCGGATTCCAGCGGGCTACGAGTACGAGGACTCACCGGAGACGCGCCTGACGCTCATCAACCCCGAAGTCATGCGAGCTGGTGGGCAGGAGATGGATGTCGAAGGCTGCCTGAGCTTTCCGGAGCTCATCGGCGATGTGCCGCGCTACACGTCCATCACCGTTCGGTCTCACACGACCGACGGCAA encodes:
- the def gene encoding peptide deformylase — translated: MALLKLVTEPDPRYSQISDRLRQRCAPIAAFDDALLNLERDLYETLDAEHGVGLAAPQVGVLLQICVIRIPAGYEYEDSPETRLTLINPEVMRAGGQEMDVEGCLSFPELIGDVPRYTSITVRSHTTDGKRVKIKAHDYLARVMQHEIDHLNGILFFDRMVDWSTLRYPAPAEDEATATPLAE
- a CDS encoding D-cysteine desulfhydrase family protein, translated to MGLSAHPRFRLAALPTPLQFAPRLTAELGGPKIYLKRDDLTGLAMGGNKTRKLEYLVADALANGATHLITVGAAQSNHARQTAAAARMAGLECHLVLNAATPEPDVQGNLLLDKLLDAKVHIVTDGSQRQAKVDEVAADLADNGGVPYPIPVGGSNGIGALGYVAAMLELAEQLWSNDLSPKAMYFAAGSGGTQGGIVVGAHQHGLDFALNGVLVEGNSADGIARAEEVAGWAASELGVTTPPHDAFIADDGHVGEGYGIPTNEGIEAISMLARTEAVLLDPVYTSKAFAGMVADIRAGVYTPDDSIIFLHTGGSPALFAQRDLLKSVLS
- the priA gene encoding primosomal protein N' → MNACSIQPPTPFAEVAPNSRLSDRRATLTYRVPQSLDEDIDVGQLIWVPLRKKLVLGIVVERHGRPVNEERLRPIHAPVEPSFCLTPLQWQLAVWIAEETVCTLFEAASVMLPPGVGSRAVEYLSLRHEPSDDDLARLTAAQRRLVAFLTAEGEVPLERAQRSQGSSLSTIIPALEAAGILQRIAKVRHRPEPRPRVVEQIRLIPDGPRPPDSAPRQVEAMDWLLPRLRVRPDLAMPLDSVLQISGISRATLRTLAQRGSVVIEPLQEDVATPQRGSSSIHLTNEQAAAWDRIRPHLAPGAEPHTILLHGVTGSGKTELYLRAAATCLANGRSALVLVPEIGLSSQIAARFRSRFGDQALILHSALTDRERATNWRRAGDVEPVVVIGPRSALFAPSRDVGLIVLDEEHDSSYKQDSVPRYHARAVAEQLASAHRALLILGSATPDVETYYRSERSGWSRVDLRERVGQRIIGDDGQMVARPIALPTTEIVDMRAELRANNPSIFSRRLLEVMHERLARREQVILFLNRRGMSTIVQCRSCGTVTQCPYCDIPLVYHRTVGRVICHRCGHRESTPQRCPECGSDAIGYFGTGTQRIESEIQQVMPDARVLRWDQDALRGDVTHETLMRSVVGHEVDIIVGTQMVSKGLDFPDVTAVGVINADTYLYLPDIRAAERTFQMLTQVSGRAGRRASGGEVVLQTYSPAHYAITTAAAHDYAAFYREEIAFRARHGYPPFKRLARLVIRHTDETRARNEAEAVAGHLERTILARPDLQGIDIVGPAPAFSARVRSQYGWQIVVRGGPLPTLLGDLNLHPGWLIDVDPLNLL